A genome region from Triticum aestivum cultivar Chinese Spring chromosome 2B, IWGSC CS RefSeq v2.1, whole genome shotgun sequence includes the following:
- the LOC123043077 gene encoding pyruvate dehydrogenase E1 component subunit alpha-3, chloroplastic isoform X3, with the protein MGSTEAILSAQIASQFFSTNKFMASPVPQTPKQSDASGRHAEKKELNNDSAVKVAGKQRAQLKPRSGGDRARPFPAPSASSMRPLRHRPARRLGSVLAVSSDVLKAAPAAAAYPAVTREEALELYEDMILGRNFEDMCAQMYYRGKMFGFVHLYNGQEAVSTGFIKQLNQPDCVVSTYRDHVHALSKGVPARAVMAELFGKATGCCRGQGGSMHMFSEPHNLLGGFAFIGEGIPVATGAAFAAKYRHEVLKQSSPDGLDVTLAFFGDGTCNNGQFFECLNMAQLWKLPIIFVVENNLWAIGMSHLRSTSDPEIWKKGPAFGMPGVHVDGMDVLKVREVAKEAIDRARRGEGPTLVECETYRFRGHSLADPDELRRPDEKSHYAARDPITSLKKYIIEQNLASEAELKSIEKKIDDVVEEAVEFADASPLPPRSQLLENVFADPKGFGIGPDGKYRCEDPKFTQGTAQV; encoded by the exons ATGGGTTCGACAGAGGCCATCCTGTCTGCACAGATCGCCAGCCAATTCTTCAGCACCAACAAG TTCATGGCGAGCCCCGTGCCGCAAACGCCGAAGCAATCTGATGCCAGCGGAAGACACGCGGAGAAGAAGGAGCTGAACAATGATTCTGCCGTCAAGGTTGCTGGGAAGCAACGAGCGCAACTGAAGCCACG ATCCGGCGGCGACCGGGCGCGGCCCTTCCCCGCGCCGTCCGCGTCCTCCATGCGCCCGCTCCGCCACAGGCCGGCCCGGCGCCTGGGCTCCGTCCTGGCCGTCTCCTCCGACGTGCTCaaggccgcgcccgccgccgccgcgtaccCG GCGGTGACCCGGGAAGAGGCGTTGGAGCTGTACGAGGACATGATCCTCGGCCGGAACTTCGAGGACATGTGCGCGCAAATGTACTACCGTGGCAAGATGTTTGGTTTCGTCCATCTTTACAACGGGCAGGAGGCCGTCTCCACCGGCTTCATCAAGCAGCTGAACCAACCTGACTGTGTTGTTAGCACGTACCGTGACCACGTCCACGCGCTGTCCAAGGGTGTCCCGGCCCGTGCAGTCAtggccgagctctttggcaaggcCACTGGCTGCTGCCGCGGACAGGGTGGTTCCATGCACATGTTCTCTGAGCCCCACAACCTCCTTGGAGGCTTTGCCTTCATTGGAGAGGGCATCCCTGTCGCCACTGGCGCTGCCTTTGCCGCCAAGTACCGCCATGAGGTGCTCAAGCAGTCTAGCCCTGACGGGCTTGATGTCACGCTTGCATTCTTTGGGGACGGTACCTGTAACAACGGCCAGTTCTTTGAGTGCCTGAACATGGCTCAGCTGTGGAAGCTTCCGATTATTTTTGTTGTGGAGAACAACCTATGGGCAATCGGGATGTCTCACCTCAGGTCTACTTCAGATCCCGAGATCTGGAAGAAGGGCCCGGCATTCGGAATGCCTGGTGTACATGTCGATGGGATGGATGTCCTGAAGGTCAGGGAGGTGGCTAAGGAGGCAATTGACAGGGCCAGGAGAGGTGAAGGACCAACTCTAGTGGAATGTGAAACTTACCGGTTCAGAGGCCACTCTCTTGCTGATCCAGATGAACTCAGGAGGCCTG ATGAGAAATCTCACTACGCTGCAAGGGACCCCATCACATCCCTAAAGAAGTACATCATCGAGCAGAACCTCGCGTCCGAAGCCGAGCTGAAGAGCATCGAGAAGAAGATTGACGACGTCGTGGAAGAGGCCGTGGAGTTCGCTGACGCGAGCCCGCTCCCCCCACGGAGCCAGCTGCTGGAGAACGTGTTTGCCGATCCCAAGGGCTTCGGCATAGGCCCCGACGGCAAGTACAGGTGCGAGGACCCGAAGTTCACGCAAGGCACAGCGCAAGTCTAA
- the LOC123043077 gene encoding pyruvate dehydrogenase E1 component subunit alpha-3, chloroplastic isoform X1: MAAASFTAAKFLAPAAARSGGDRARPFPAPSASSMRPLRHRPARRLGSVLAVSSDVLKAAPAAAAYPAVTREEALELYEDMILGRNFEDMCAQMYYRGKMFGFVHLYNGQEAVSTGFIKQLNQPDCVVSTYRDHVHALSKGVPARAVMAELFGKATGCCRGQGGSMHMFSEPHNLLGGFAFIGEGIPVATGAAFAAKYRHEVLKQSSPDGLDVTLAFFGDGTCNNGQFFECLNMAQLWKLPIIFVVENNLWAIGMSHLRSTSDPEIWKKGPAFGMPGVHVDGMDVLKVREVAKEAIDRARRGEGPTLVECETYRFRGHSLADPDELRRPDEKSHYAARDPITSLKKYIIEQNLASEAELKSIEKKIDDVVEEAVEFADASPLPPRSQLLENVFADPKGFGIGPDGKYRCEDPKFTQGTAQV, translated from the exons ATGGCGGCCGCGTCCTTCACCGCCGCCAAGTTCCTGGCGCCGGCGGCGGCCAGATCCGGCGGCGACCGGGCGCGGCCCTTCCCCGCGCCGTCCGCGTCCTCCATGCGCCCGCTCCGCCACAGGCCGGCCCGGCGCCTGGGCTCCGTCCTGGCCGTCTCCTCCGACGTGCTCaaggccgcgcccgccgccgccgcgtaccCG GCGGTGACCCGGGAAGAGGCGTTGGAGCTGTACGAGGACATGATCCTCGGCCGGAACTTCGAGGACATGTGCGCGCAAATGTACTACCGTGGCAAGATGTTTGGTTTCGTCCATCTTTACAACGGGCAGGAGGCCGTCTCCACCGGCTTCATCAAGCAGCTGAACCAACCTGACTGTGTTGTTAGCACGTACCGTGACCACGTCCACGCGCTGTCCAAGGGTGTCCCGGCCCGTGCAGTCAtggccgagctctttggcaaggcCACTGGCTGCTGCCGCGGACAGGGTGGTTCCATGCACATGTTCTCTGAGCCCCACAACCTCCTTGGAGGCTTTGCCTTCATTGGAGAGGGCATCCCTGTCGCCACTGGCGCTGCCTTTGCCGCCAAGTACCGCCATGAGGTGCTCAAGCAGTCTAGCCCTGACGGGCTTGATGTCACGCTTGCATTCTTTGGGGACGGTACCTGTAACAACGGCCAGTTCTTTGAGTGCCTGAACATGGCTCAGCTGTGGAAGCTTCCGATTATTTTTGTTGTGGAGAACAACCTATGGGCAATCGGGATGTCTCACCTCAGGTCTACTTCAGATCCCGAGATCTGGAAGAAGGGCCCGGCATTCGGAATGCCTGGTGTACATGTCGATGGGATGGATGTCCTGAAGGTCAGGGAGGTGGCTAAGGAGGCAATTGACAGGGCCAGGAGAGGTGAAGGACCAACTCTAGTGGAATGTGAAACTTACCGGTTCAGAGGCCACTCTCTTGCTGATCCAGATGAACTCAGGAGGCCTG ATGAGAAATCTCACTACGCTGCAAGGGACCCCATCACATCCCTAAAGAAGTACATCATCGAGCAGAACCTCGCGTCCGAAGCCGAGCTGAAGAGCATCGAGAAGAAGATTGACGACGTCGTGGAAGAGGCCGTGGAGTTCGCTGACGCGAGCCCGCTCCCCCCACGGAGCCAGCTGCTGGAGAACGTGTTTGCCGATCCCAAGGGCTTCGGCATAGGCCCCGACGGCAAGTACAGGTGCGAGGACCCGAAGTTCACGCAAGGCACAGCGCAAGTCTAA
- the LOC123043077 gene encoding pyruvate dehydrogenase E1 component subunit alpha-3, chloroplastic isoform X2, with protein sequence MAAASFTAAAYPAVTREEALELYEDMILGRNFEDMCAQMYYRGKMFGFVHLYNGQEAVSTGFIKQLNQPDCVVSTYRDHVHALSKGVPARAVMAELFGKATGCCRGQGGSMHMFSEPHNLLGGFAFIGEGIPVATGAAFAAKYRHEVLKQSSPDGLDVTLAFFGDGTCNNGQFFECLNMAQLWKLPIIFVVENNLWAIGMSHLRSTSDPEIWKKGPAFGMPGVHVDGMDVLKVREVAKEAIDRARRGEGPTLVECETYRFRGHSLADPDELRRPDEKSHYAARDPITSLKKYIIEQNLASEAELKSIEKKIDDVVEEAVEFADASPLPPRSQLLENVFADPKGFGIGPDGKYRCEDPKFTQGTAQV encoded by the exons ATGGCGGCCGCGTCCTTCA ccgccgccgcgtaccCG GCGGTGACCCGGGAAGAGGCGTTGGAGCTGTACGAGGACATGATCCTCGGCCGGAACTTCGAGGACATGTGCGCGCAAATGTACTACCGTGGCAAGATGTTTGGTTTCGTCCATCTTTACAACGGGCAGGAGGCCGTCTCCACCGGCTTCATCAAGCAGCTGAACCAACCTGACTGTGTTGTTAGCACGTACCGTGACCACGTCCACGCGCTGTCCAAGGGTGTCCCGGCCCGTGCAGTCAtggccgagctctttggcaaggcCACTGGCTGCTGCCGCGGACAGGGTGGTTCCATGCACATGTTCTCTGAGCCCCACAACCTCCTTGGAGGCTTTGCCTTCATTGGAGAGGGCATCCCTGTCGCCACTGGCGCTGCCTTTGCCGCCAAGTACCGCCATGAGGTGCTCAAGCAGTCTAGCCCTGACGGGCTTGATGTCACGCTTGCATTCTTTGGGGACGGTACCTGTAACAACGGCCAGTTCTTTGAGTGCCTGAACATGGCTCAGCTGTGGAAGCTTCCGATTATTTTTGTTGTGGAGAACAACCTATGGGCAATCGGGATGTCTCACCTCAGGTCTACTTCAGATCCCGAGATCTGGAAGAAGGGCCCGGCATTCGGAATGCCTGGTGTACATGTCGATGGGATGGATGTCCTGAAGGTCAGGGAGGTGGCTAAGGAGGCAATTGACAGGGCCAGGAGAGGTGAAGGACCAACTCTAGTGGAATGTGAAACTTACCGGTTCAGAGGCCACTCTCTTGCTGATCCAGATGAACTCAGGAGGCCTG ATGAGAAATCTCACTACGCTGCAAGGGACCCCATCACATCCCTAAAGAAGTACATCATCGAGCAGAACCTCGCGTCCGAAGCCGAGCTGAAGAGCATCGAGAAGAAGATTGACGACGTCGTGGAAGAGGCCGTGGAGTTCGCTGACGCGAGCCCGCTCCCCCCACGGAGCCAGCTGCTGGAGAACGTGTTTGCCGATCCCAAGGGCTTCGGCATAGGCCCCGACGGCAAGTACAGGTGCGAGGACCCGAAGTTCACGCAAGGCACAGCGCAAGTCTAA